The proteins below are encoded in one region of Halichoerus grypus chromosome X, mHalGry1.hap1.1, whole genome shotgun sequence:
- the CDX4 gene encoding homeobox protein CDX-4 gives MYRSCLLEKEAGMYVGTLRSPAGGSTAGTSGTGSGGSPLPASNFTAAPAYAHYMGYPHMPSMDPHGPSLGVWGSPYSPPREDWTVYPGPSSTMGTVPMNDMTSNPSTFGSQEYNNLGPAGGGSSNGSLPAPASGSLFPIDPDAADATSPNRSRHSPYAWMRKTVQVTGKTRTKEKYRVVYTDHQRLELEKEFHCNRYITIRRKSELAVNLGLSERQVKIWFQNRRAKERKMIKKKISQFENSGGSVQSDSGSISPGELPNAFSTTSSAVHRFQPIEIQQVIVSE, from the exons ATGTACAGAAGCTGCCTTTTGGAAAAAGAAGCAGGCATGTACGTGGGCACTCTCAGGAGCCCCGCGGGAGGCAGCACCGCCGGGACTAGCGGCACTGGGAGTGGTGGGAGTCCCCTGCCAGCCTCCAACTTCACTGCAGCCCCTGCCTATGCGCACTACATGGGGTATCCCCATATGCCCAGCATGGATCCTCACGGGCCGTCGCTGGGGGTATGGGGTTCACCGTATAGTCCCCCTCGAGAAGACTGGACTGTGTACCCCGGGCCATCCAGTACAATGGGCACAGTACCCATGAACGACATGACCTCGAACCCTTCCACTTTTGGCTCTCAGGAATACAACAACTTGGGCCCTGCGGGCGGGGGAAGCAGCAATGGCAGCCTGCCAGCCCCAGCCAGCGGGTCACTGTTCCCCATAGACCCCGACGCCGCGGATGCCACTTCTCCCAACAGAAGCCGCCACAGCCCTTATGCGTGGATGCGCAAGACAGTGCAGGTGACCG GGAAAACCAGGACAAAAGAAAAGTATCGTGTGGTTTACACAGATCATCAAAGACTGGAGCTAGAGAAGGAATTCCACTGCAATAGATACATCACCATTCGGAGAAAATCAGAACTGGCAGTCAACCTGGGTCTTTCTGAAAGACAG GTGAAAATCTGGTTTCAGAATCGCAGAGCCAAGGAAAGAAAGatgatcaaaaagaaaatctcccagTTTGAGAACAGTGGAGGCTCAGTACAAAGTGATTCTGGCTCCATCAGCCCTGGGGAACTACCTAACGCTTTTTCCACCACCTCATCTGCTGTTCATAGATTTCAGCCTATTGAGATACAGCAGGTCATAGTctctgaatga